A genomic stretch from Flavobacterium nitratireducens includes:
- a CDS encoding agmatine deiminase family protein — translation MTTTNRRFPAEWEKQEGILLCFPHNGNDWPGKYEAIQWAFVEFIKKVATYEKVFLVVIDEKLQAKVTDMLDRARVNLDQVQFILQKTNRSWMRDSGPIVVYKDGKREALNFNFNGWAKYKNYQLDKHVPAKVADALQMPLTQVTYKGKPVIVEGGAIDVNGRGTLLTSEECLMHPSIQVRNTGFTKQDYEAVFKEYLGVTNVIWLGDGVEGDDTHGHIDDLARFVNEDTIVTIVETDPKDANYKPLQDNLKRLQNAKLENGQSPVIVTLPMPKRLDFEDLRLPASYANFLILNNCVLVPTFNDVNDRKALNILAECFPDREIIGISAIDLIWGFGTLHCLSQQIPE, via the coding sequence ATGACAACTACTAACAGACGTTTTCCTGCTGAATGGGAAAAACAAGAGGGAATTTTACTTTGTTTTCCGCACAACGGAAACGATTGGCCAGGGAAATACGAAGCGATTCAATGGGCTTTTGTGGAGTTTATCAAAAAGGTGGCTACTTACGAAAAGGTCTTCTTAGTTGTTATTGACGAAAAATTACAGGCTAAGGTTACCGATATGCTGGACAGAGCGCGTGTCAACTTGGATCAGGTGCAATTTATTCTTCAAAAAACGAATCGTAGCTGGATGCGTGATTCGGGACCTATTGTGGTGTACAAAGACGGCAAAAGAGAGGCTTTGAATTTTAACTTCAACGGTTGGGCGAAATACAAAAATTACCAACTGGACAAACATGTTCCTGCTAAGGTGGCGGATGCTTTGCAAATGCCTTTGACACAGGTAACTTATAAAGGAAAACCCGTAATTGTAGAAGGTGGTGCGATTGATGTAAACGGTCGTGGTACGTTATTAACTTCGGAGGAATGCCTGATGCACCCTAGTATTCAGGTGCGTAATACCGGATTTACGAAGCAAGATTACGAAGCGGTTTTTAAAGAATATTTAGGTGTTACCAATGTGATTTGGCTTGGTGATGGTGTGGAAGGTGATGACACGCACGGACATATAGATGATTTGGCTCGATTTGTCAACGAAGATACGATTGTGACTATCGTTGAAACGGATCCTAAAGATGCAAATTATAAGCCTTTGCAAGATAACTTAAAACGTTTGCAAAACGCTAAACTAGAAAACGGACAATCGCCTGTAATTGTTACACTTCCGATGCCAAAAAGATTGGATTTTGAAGATTTACGTTTGCCCGCGAGTTATGCCAACTTCCTGATTTTAAATAATTGTGTTTTGGTTCCCACATTCAACGATGTGAACGACCGAAAAGCATTGAACATCTTGGCGGAATGTTTCCCTGACAGAGAAATAATTGGTATTAGTGCGATTGATTTAATCTGGGGATTTGGGACTTTGCACTGCTTGAGTCAGCAAATCCCGGAATAA